The stretch of DNA GCTCCCCAGTGGAGAGCCATATCGGTGGCATGGCGTAGGATTTCCCGCCCGGGGGTAGTGGGGTCCAGGCCCACATAGTTGCGCAACTCCTGCATCCACAGGGAACGGCCCTTGCCCTTTTCGATCACCAGGCACTTCAACCCATAGCGGGCTAGATAAATGGCCGCCGACAGGCCCCCCATGCCGCCCCCCGCCACAATGGCGTCGTAAAGGGTATCCAACCGTTGGTGCAGGTTTTGGCTGTTGAGTTTCATGGCCCTGGTCTGCTCGGACACTCCCACTTTAGCCCATCGCTGCCAGCCAGCGGGCCACCTCCGGCGCGTGGTAAGTAAGAATCATATCGGCCCCAGCCCGTTTCATGGCCGTCAGGGTTTCTAGGACCACCGTTTTCTCGTCGATCCATCCCTGCTGGGCTGCCGCTTTCACCATGGCGTATTCCCCCGACACATTGTAGGCGGCCACCGGCAGGTGGGTATGCTGTTTCACCCGGTAGATCACATCCAGATAGGCCAGCGCCGGTTTGACCATCACGATGTCCGCCCCTTCGCCGGTGTCCAGGTCAATTTCCTTGAGGGCCTCACGGGCGTTGGCCGGGTCCATTTGGTAGGTCTTTTTGTCGCCGAATTTGGGGGCCGAGTCCAGGGCATCCCGAAACGGACCGTAATAGGCTGAAGCGTACTTGGCAGAATAGGCCAGAATGCCTACGTCGGTGTAACCTGCCTGGTCCAGCGCCCGCCGGATGGCCCCCACCCGCCCATCCATCATGTCCGAAGGAGCGACGAAATCGGCACCGGCTGCCGCCTGGGACAGGGCCATTTTCACCAGCACCGCCACCGTTTCGTCGTTGAGGATGCGGCCCCGGTCATCCACCAACCCGTCGTGGCCATGGGTGGTAAAGGGGTCCAGCGCCACGTCCGTAAAAACCAAGATGTCCGGCATGGTGGCTTTAATGGCCCGCACGGTCCGTTGCACTAGCCCATCGGGATTAAAACTCTCGCTGCCCTGGTCATCCTTTTTGGCCTCGGGAATGACCGGAAACAAGGCAATTCCCGGAATGCCCAGCTCGGCGATGGTTTTGATTTCCTGAAGTAAGTGGGGCAAGGGATAGCGAAAACGACCGGGCATGGAGGCAATGGGCACCGGTTCCCCTTCCCCCTCCATCACAAACATGGGGTAAATCAGATCGCTGACGGTGAGGATGGTCTCCTGTACCAACCGGCGGATAGCCCCATTGCGCCGCAAGCGCCGAGGACGGTGGGTTAATTCCATAGCGCCTTCCACTGACTACCTTTTCTACTCTACTGCTTTGGGTGCGCTACAGTAGTCAGAGAGTGCTTAACACCCCGCAATAAAGGCCGCCCATGTCCGGTTTGCGCGAACTGCCCGTGTTTCCTTTGCCAGAGGTGGTCTTGTTTCCTGGCTGTCCTCTGCCTTTGCATATCTTCGAGTACCGTTATCGCATGATGATGGCCACCATCCTGGAGACGGACAAGCGCTTTGGCGTGCTGATGTGGGACCCCCAGGAGGGCCGCCCGGTCTCGGTGGGGTGCTGCGCCGAAATCCTGCGCTACGAGCGGCTGCCGGACGACCGGATGCTCATTCTCACCCTGGGCCAACAGCGGTTCCAGGTGCTGCGCTATGTGCGGGAGAAACCCTTTCGCGTCGCCCTGGTGGAGTGGATCGAAGACCAGCCCCCCAGCGAGGATTTACAACCCCTCGCGGATGAAGTGCGCCAACTACTGTATGATGTGGTGCAACTCTCGGCCAAGTTAACCGACCAGGAGGTAACCTTGCCGGAGCGCTACCCTACCCTACCCCGGGAGTTTTCCTACTGGGTGGCCAGCAATTTCCAGGGAGCGCCCCTGGAGCAGCAGGCCCTGTTGGAAATGCAGGACACCGCCAGCCGCCTGCGCCGAGAGTCGGAAATTTTGGCTTCGACCCGTAGCCACTTGGCCGCCCGTACCGCCTTGAAAGAGGTGTTCAAAGACAAAATGGAACCCAATCTCTAGGTTCGGTTTTGCCCACTGAAGCCGGCGGTGGGGGTTTGTTAAGGTGATTAGTAGATACAAAAACCATCGACCAGGAGAGTAAAGCGTCGAAGCAATGCCTATGCCCGACTTGACTGAACCGCGCGCCAATGGCCTGTGGGAGTATGTGCAATCCCTGTCGCCCGAGGTGGTGGAGCAACTCTCCCGCCCGAGCAGCCCGGAAGCGCGCCAGGTGATGGAACGCAACATTATTGGTTTGCTGGGGCAACTGCCGGCGGAGCATTTCCACGTGCAGATTACCGTGGACCGGGAGAGCTTGGGGCGGTTGCTGGCCTCGGCCATGATCAGCGGCTATTTCCTGCGCAACGTGGAGCAACGGTACGCCCTGGACCACTGCCTTCAAGAGTCCAACCCCTCCTGAGAGGTCAATTCCCGGAGCACCCTCACCAACTCACCGTAGGCGCTAGGAGATAGGCGCTCCGCTAACAGCGTCATCAGCGGAAAGAGGGGTGGTTGCGGTTCCCCCAGCACCTGGCGTCCTACCTCCCTCAGCAATCGTACCAGTTGGGTCACGTCCCCCAGAGTCCAATTCAGGGGTTCAATGATCACCGTCTTGCCGTTGTGGGTGGTGCGCTGGCGGGTCACCGGCAGACTGAGCAGGGCATCCACCTTCCGTTGCAACGCCCGCACATAGTCCCATTCCATTTCCCGCCACTGTTCCCGTCGTTGCCGCCACACCTCCTGTTGATATTGTTGCCGCTGCTGGACGTGCCGCTGCCAGAGCATGGCCAAATACTGGTCCCAAGCCGCCGACCGCTCCGCCCACTGCCAGCGACTGTACCAACGTTGTAAACGCCGTAGTCCATAGGCCGGCAGCAGGAGTTCCAATCGCCGTTGTCCCCCCATTTCCCGGTAGCGACAAAAGGCGTCATAGGCGATCTTGGGTTCCCGAGGCTGCCGTTCCCAAACCGGTTCTTGCAATACAGGTGTCATAGTTTTCAGTGTAATGCGGCCTGTCAGCCGGCCCCAACGGGTACTTCTACTCAACCGTCGATAAGGCCCACATGAACCGGGGACTCCCGGTAGCGCGTTGACTGCGTGACTAATCCAGCCCATCCTGGGGCAAAAACGTCCGATCCTGGGGCAAAGGCGCTACCGGCTCCGTGAGGGTAAATTGCCCCTGCTCAATCCAGTGCTTGAGAATCTCTGCCACCTCCAACGACCAGGAAAGACTCACCAAAGGCGCCGTCCGCACCGACGTTCCATTAATGGTGATGCGCCCGGATTTGAGTTGGGCGTAGGTCACCAGGCCAAAGGTGGGCCGCACCCGCCGGGGAATGGCAAAGTCCACCACCGGTGCCACAATATCCTCATCCTGCACGGCGCAGGCTGCGATGACCTGCTCATCCAGCACCGGAAAGGGCACCCCCACCCCCAGGTACAAGGATGGACCGTAGTGCTTGAAGAAACAACCCCGCACCCACCGGGCGTCCATCTGCCGAGCATCCCCAATCAAGGCCACTGTCGCAGCCGGGCCGATGGGCACGCGATTGGGCAGTCGCTTCTGTAAGGAGAAATGCTGCGTGCCTTCCCAAGCGATATATCCCACCCCGCCCCCTAAGAAAATCCGGGTGCCGATGCCCACACACTGCAAATCTGGGTCATTCAACAGGGGAGACAGCGCCCCGCCGCAGGCATAAACGGCATTGCCCAGCTGGGGTAACAGCGGCCCCAGGTAGGTATACAGCGTCCGATCACCCCCGTTGACCCCCACGATGAAGTTCTGGTATAGGTTGCGGGGGTTATACAGATAAAACTGGTTGATGGTGTCCTTGCGGATGCGGGTCTCCAGGGTAGCCCGGGGGTAACAGTCGGTGGCATAACCCGTGGCTTTGAGGGTCACCGCCCGCCCGGCAATCAAATCGGCAATGACATGACCGCCCCCCCGCTCGCTGCCTTCTACCTCCGACGGCTGAGACGCCCCGATGACCACATCCACCGCCCCAAACCCCGTGTAGGCCGGTACCCCGTCCAACCAGCAGCGTTGGAGTTTGATGGGGGGGTCCGTCTGGCCCAGGTTCAAAATCGCCCCTGAGGCCTCCATTGGCTCAAAGGTCCCGGTGGTAATAACATCCACCTCCCGGGCGCAACGGCTTACTCCCCACTCCTTGACCCGGGCCTTGAGTTCCGCCGCCGTCCAGACAACCGCTCGCCGCTCCTGGATTTTGGCGTTGATCTCCGCCAGGGTACGCCGGGTCATTCGGTGGCCGGTGCCAGGTCGTCCTCCGTACTTCCCCGTTGTCGTCCCCGCGTCAGGGCGTTGTACAGCATGATGCCGATCGCCTTGATGAGATTCCCCTCCAGCTCCCGGAACATCTGCATGTTCAGGCCAAAGGCATGGTTCGCCTCCTGGACGATGGCGTTCACCGTCTCGGCATCCACCGGCAGGCTGTCTAAGGTGCGGCGGTAGTGGGCTTTGAATGCTTTTTCGTCAGGGATTTGCTCAAACCGGTAGAAGGCCACCCCTTCTTCCCCCAAGTTCATAGCGTTTTGGGCGATTTTCTTCAAAAGCTGGCCGCCTGACAAATCCCCCAAGTAGCGGGTGTAGGCATGGGCCACCAGCAGCTCTGGCTGGGTTTGCGCCACCTCCTCAATCCGCTGCACGTAGGTCCGACCGGCTGGGGAGAGTTGAATTTCCTCGCGCCACTGGGGGCCATAGTAGAAAGCCAAGTCCTTCTCCAGGGCCGGTTGACGCACCAGTTCCGGGAAGTATATAGGGCCAACGACGGGGTGATCCCGGTGCCGGGCCATCGCCGCCTCCAGCGCCCCATAGACAAAATAGAAATTCGCCACCAGCTTGCGATAGGACTGTTTTTCTACTACCCCTTTGAGAAAACACCGGACGAAGCCGACGTTCTCCGCCATGGTGTGGGCTTTTTTCGTACCTTCCCGTAGGGCCAACGCCAATTGACTACCCATAATCAAACGTCCGTCTTATGATGTGAACAAGGACCAGCCCTGGACCTAGGTTCCAGTCGCCCCCCATTAACTAAACATAAAGCCTGGATTTCCCCCTTACCATTACAAATCATTAAGGAACCCAGGATGGCGACTCGCACCATTCTCCAGTGTGGACATCCTCTACTGCACCAGCCGGCGCAACCGGTACTGGCGGTGGACGCGGCAGAGGTACAAGCCCTGGCCCAGGAACTGGTGCAGGTGTGTCTGGAGGCCCAGGGGGTCGGGTTGGCTGCACCCCAGATCGGCGTGCCTTGGCAAATCCTGGTGGTGGCCTCTCGTCCCAATCCCCGTTACCCCACCGCGCCGACGATGGCCCCCCTAGTGATGATCAACCCGGAGATCACGGCCACCGCTGGCGAACCGGTCTGGGGCTGGGAGGGCTGCCTGAGTGTTCCTAACCGCCGGGGGTTGGTGGCCCGGGCGCCCTGGATACAGGTGCGTTATCTGGATCTCCAAGGTCGGGAAATGACCCAGGAATTCACGGAT from Gloeomargarita sp. SRBZ-1_bins_9 encodes:
- the hemB gene encoding porphobilinogen synthase; translation: MELTHRPRRLRRNGAIRRLVQETILTVSDLIYPMFVMEGEGEPVPIASMPGRFRYPLPHLLQEIKTIAELGIPGIALFPVIPEAKKDDQGSESFNPDGLVQRTVRAIKATMPDILVFTDVALDPFTTHGHDGLVDDRGRILNDETVAVLVKMALSQAAAGADFVAPSDMMDGRVGAIRRALDQAGYTDVGILAYSAKYASAYYGPFRDALDSAPKFGDKKTYQMDPANAREALKEIDLDTGEGADIVMVKPALAYLDVIYRVKQHTHLPVAAYNVSGEYAMVKAAAQQGWIDEKTVVLETLTAMKRAGADMILTYHAPEVARWLAAMG
- a CDS encoding LON peptidase substrate-binding domain-containing protein; protein product: MSGLRELPVFPLPEVVLFPGCPLPLHIFEYRYRMMMATILETDKRFGVLMWDPQEGRPVSVGCCAEILRYERLPDDRMLILTLGQQRFQVLRYVREKPFRVALVEWIEDQPPSEDLQPLADEVRQLLYDVVQLSAKLTDQEVTLPERYPTLPREFSYWVASNFQGAPLEQQALLEMQDTASRLRRESEILASTRSHLAARTALKEVFKDKMEPNL
- a CDS encoding DUF760 domain-containing protein is translated as MPDLTEPRANGLWEYVQSLSPEVVEQLSRPSSPEARQVMERNIIGLLGQLPAEHFHVQITVDRESLGRLLASAMISGYFLRNVEQRYALDHCLQESNPS
- a CDS encoding homocysteine biosynthesis protein, whose protein sequence is MTRRTLAEINAKIQERRAVVWTAAELKARVKEWGVSRCAREVDVITTGTFEPMEASGAILNLGQTDPPIKLQRCWLDGVPAYTGFGAVDVVIGASQPSEVEGSERGGGHVIADLIAGRAVTLKATGYATDCYPRATLETRIRKDTINQFYLYNPRNLYQNFIVGVNGGDRTLYTYLGPLLPQLGNAVYACGGALSPLLNDPDLQCVGIGTRIFLGGGVGYIAWEGTQHFSLQKRLPNRVPIGPAATVALIGDARQMDARWVRGCFFKHYGPSLYLGVGVPFPVLDEQVIAACAVQDEDIVAPVVDFAIPRRVRPTFGLVTYAQLKSGRITINGTSVRTAPLVSLSWSLEVAEILKHWIEQGQFTLTEPVAPLPQDRTFLPQDGLD
- a CDS encoding heme oxygenase (biliverdin-producing), with the protein product MGSQLALALREGTKKAHTMAENVGFVRCFLKGVVEKQSYRKLVANFYFVYGALEAAMARHRDHPVVGPIYFPELVRQPALEKDLAFYYGPQWREEIQLSPAGRTYVQRIEEVAQTQPELLVAHAYTRYLGDLSGGQLLKKIAQNAMNLGEEGVAFYRFEQIPDEKAFKAHYRRTLDSLPVDAETVNAIVQEANHAFGLNMQMFRELEGNLIKAIGIMLYNALTRGRQRGSTEDDLAPATE
- the def gene encoding peptide deformylase: MATRTILQCGHPLLHQPAQPVLAVDAAEVQALAQELVQVCLEAQGVGLAAPQIGVPWQILVVASRPNPRYPTAPTMAPLVMINPEITATAGEPVWGWEGCLSVPNRRGLVARAPWIQVRYLDLQGREMTQEFTDFVARIVQHEYDHLQGRLFLDRRPQRLLSEAEYRAQVLRA